A portion of the Pseudarthrobacter sp. L1SW genome contains these proteins:
- a CDS encoding bifunctional diguanylate cyclase/phosphodiesterase, giving the protein MTDYWSHNKNPAAQIFGTVLDASPDALLAIAGDGTITTANAAAGRMFGYASGDLAGRDHRMLLAEGFRGEVEQLFATLLAGPREHLPPREIYGLRGDGTEFPAEAAGSLVPGSDDGVPAGPLLLLSVRGTSHRQAADADLREAMSLLTATLESTADGILVMSSEGRVAGFNDQFLSMWGIPPELMKGESEDPVMELVMSQIADPVAFSARLGELEDSPSAESHDVVDLADGRTFERYSRPQRVGNDVVGRVWSFRDVTPRRKAQEQAHQAMMDLAAQAEKLRAMAFQDPLTGLANRAVFNDALAGSLEEPRLKAVDVLLLDLDDFKEVNDILGHQAGDDMLIEVARRLRGCAPTADVVARLGGDEFVVLLTACPDADAIAECIVRCLHVPVTIQGTVLRPSLSLGLASLARDNVGASELLRQADIAMYAAKAAGKNRFLRFHPDMMTALVQRTHMEGGLQLAVARGEISVDFQPIVSHRMGQVVTFEALARWDRDGTRVPPSVFIPLAERTGLINEIGAEVMAGGMAELAPWLSQDPSRSLAVNVSGVQLQDPDFAQTVLRLAEDKGVAAYQLVLEVTESVFFDADCSLIKQLSTLRDAGARVALDDFGTGYSSLGRLQDLPVDTVKIDKTFVSMVHTGNERLPILSSMINMAHSLGLTVTAEGVETAAQADYLTALDCDTLQGYLFSLPQPARRLDQALQNAEEALNTLEGR; this is encoded by the coding sequence ATGACTGATTACTGGAGCCACAACAAAAATCCGGCAGCACAAATCTTCGGCACAGTCCTGGACGCCAGCCCGGACGCTCTCTTGGCTATTGCGGGCGATGGCACCATTACAACGGCCAACGCCGCCGCGGGGAGGATGTTCGGATACGCCAGCGGGGACCTGGCCGGGCGGGACCACCGGATGCTCCTGGCCGAGGGCTTCCGCGGCGAGGTGGAGCAGCTTTTCGCAACGCTCCTTGCCGGGCCCCGGGAGCATCTTCCCCCGCGCGAAATCTATGGGCTCCGCGGCGACGGGACGGAGTTCCCCGCCGAAGCAGCCGGTTCCCTGGTTCCGGGATCCGACGACGGCGTCCCCGCCGGGCCGCTGCTCCTCCTGTCCGTCCGGGGTACTTCCCACCGCCAGGCGGCCGACGCGGACCTGCGGGAGGCGATGTCCCTGCTGACCGCCACGCTGGAGTCAACCGCGGACGGCATCCTGGTGATGAGCTCCGAGGGCCGCGTGGCCGGGTTCAACGACCAGTTCCTCAGCATGTGGGGCATCCCGCCGGAGCTCATGAAGGGCGAGAGCGAGGACCCGGTGATGGAGCTGGTCATGTCCCAGATCGCGGATCCGGTTGCCTTCAGTGCCCGGCTCGGTGAGCTGGAGGACAGCCCCTCCGCGGAGAGCCATGATGTTGTGGACCTGGCGGACGGCCGGACCTTCGAACGGTATTCGCGGCCGCAGCGGGTGGGCAATGACGTGGTTGGCAGGGTGTGGAGCTTCCGGGATGTAACCCCGCGCCGGAAGGCCCAGGAGCAGGCCCACCAGGCCATGATGGACCTCGCGGCGCAGGCGGAGAAGTTGCGCGCGATGGCATTCCAGGACCCCCTAACAGGGCTGGCCAACCGGGCGGTGTTCAACGACGCCCTGGCCGGATCCTTGGAGGAGCCCAGGCTGAAAGCCGTGGACGTCCTGCTCCTGGACCTGGACGATTTCAAGGAGGTCAATGACATACTGGGGCACCAGGCCGGCGACGACATGCTCATCGAAGTGGCCCGCAGGCTGCGCGGCTGCGCCCCTACTGCCGACGTCGTGGCGCGGCTCGGCGGTGACGAATTCGTTGTCCTCCTGACCGCCTGCCCGGATGCCGACGCCATTGCCGAATGCATCGTCCGGTGCCTGCACGTCCCGGTCACCATCCAGGGCACGGTCCTGCGGCCCAGCCTCAGCCTGGGGCTCGCGTCGCTGGCCCGGGACAATGTGGGCGCCTCCGAGCTGCTGCGCCAGGCCGATATCGCGATGTACGCCGCGAAAGCAGCCGGCAAGAACCGTTTCCTGCGGTTCCACCCGGATATGATGACGGCCCTGGTGCAGCGGACCCACATGGAGGGCGGGCTGCAGCTGGCCGTGGCCCGGGGCGAGATCTCGGTGGATTTCCAGCCCATCGTCTCCCACCGCATGGGGCAGGTGGTCACGTTCGAAGCGCTGGCAAGGTGGGACAGGGACGGCACCCGGGTTCCGCCGTCGGTCTTTATCCCGCTGGCGGAACGCACCGGACTGATCAACGAGATCGGTGCCGAAGTGATGGCGGGCGGCATGGCGGAACTGGCGCCGTGGCTGAGCCAGGACCCGTCACGCTCCCTCGCCGTAAACGTCTCAGGCGTCCAGCTGCAGGACCCGGATTTCGCCCAGACCGTCCTGCGGCTCGCGGAGGACAAAGGCGTGGCCGCCTACCAGCTGGTCCTGGAGGTCACCGAGAGCGTCTTCTTCGACGCCGACTGCAGCCTCATCAAACAGCTCAGCACCTTGCGGGACGCCGGCGCCAGGGTGGCCCTGGACGATTTCGGCACCGGCTATTCCTCGCTGGGCAGGCTCCAGGACCTGCCCGTGGACACGGTGAAAATCGACAAGACGTTTGTGTCCATGGTGCACACGGGCAATGAGCGGCTGCCCATCCTCAGCTCCATGATTAATATGGCCCACAGCCTGGGACTGACGGTCACGGCCGAAGGCGTGGAAACTGCGGCGCAGGCTGACTACCTCACGGCACTGGACTGCGACACGCTGCAGGGGTACCTGTTCTCGCTGCCCCAGCCTGCCCGGCGGCTGGACCAGGCGCTGCAGAATGCCGAGGAAGCCCTCAATACGCTGGAAGGACGGTAG